In Populus nigra chromosome 1, ddPopNigr1.1, whole genome shotgun sequence, one genomic interval encodes:
- the LOC133670439 gene encoding uncharacterized protein LOC133670439 — MERSSRSKSLFRDMRSRELGGFRKRRFITQMGSDFTEMGSVTVEHNGEETPPLSVSFCKTSKYSHILAVSDEDGCVSMFDTRTEFPSEKARISDWVAHQNAIFDVCWIKEDTNILTASGDQTIKVWDAQEKKCTGILMGHTGSVKSLSPHPTNSDLLISASRDGSFAIWDLRCKTTSKTRCSEAHVAPAAMVQGAHLSSRAKRVRRGKAASMSITSVLYLKDEVSIATAGAADSIVKFWDTRNLKVQVTQASPNIKSSTEKERRLHGISSLSQDLNGVFLTATCMDNRIYLYNVLQLDKGPMRSFSGCRIESFYVKSTISPDAAHILSGSSDGNAYIWQVNKPDVDPITLKTHDGEVTAVDWCPSEVGKIATSSDDFTVRIWNINSSYCSSTTRSPSAIRRRVMAIPREECRELLMNDERIDPTKVPDNLLPSDEVFNQNNPPVPITMPTISTPEAHKKKFSLDSDSKETFEKTPEAAMKSPSSVLNPPSSLKRTIRDYFLAA, encoded by the exons ATGGAGAGGTCTAGCAGATCTAAATCACTGTTTCGAGACATGAGGTCAAGAGAGCTGGGTGGTTTTAGAAAACGGCGCTTTATTACCCAAATGGGATCCGATTTCACTGAAATGGGATCGGTGACGGTCGAACATAACGGCGAGGAAACGCCACCACTGTCTGTCTCTTTTTGCAAGACAAGTAAATATTCACATATTTTGGCGGTGTCGGACGAGGATGGCTGTGTGAGCATGTTTGATACTCGTACCGAATTCCCTTCTG AGAAAGCAAGAATCAGTGACTGGGTAGCTCACCAGAACGCTATCTTTGATGTTTGTTGGATTAAG GAAGATACCAACATACTCACAGCTTCAGGCGATCAAACT ataAAGGTATGGGATGCACAAGAGAAGAAATGTACTGGAATATTGATGGGGCACACAGGAAGTGTTAAATCCCTGTCTCCACATCCAACAAATTCTG ATCTTCTTATCTCGGCTTCCAGAGACGGGTCATTTGCTATCTGGGATTTGAGATGCAAGACAACTTCCAAAACTAGATGCAGTGAAGCACATGTCGC TCCAGCTGCCATGGTCCAAGGAGCTCATCTTTCTTCTCGAGCAAAGCGGGTCAGGCGTGGCAAG GCTGCTTCGATGAGCATTACATCAGTTCTTTATCTTAAAGACGAGGTATCCATTGCCACTGCTGGAGCAGCAGACAG CATTGTTAAATTCTGGGATACTAGAAATCTAAAGGTTCAGGTCACTCAGGCATCCCCTAATATCAAGTCATCAACTGAGAAG GAAAGAAGATTACATGGCATATCTAGTCTGTCCCAGGATTTAAATGGCGTGTTTCTTACAGCTACATGCATGGACAATAG AATATATTTGTATAATGTACTTCAGCTTGATAAGGGTCCGATGCGGTCATTTTCTGGATGTCGGATAGAATCATTCTATGTAAAG TCAACAATCAGTCCTGACGCAGCTCACATACTCAGTGGCTCTAGTGATGGAAACGCCTACATATGGCAG GTGAACAAGCCCGATGTGGATCCCATCACATTGAAAACTCATGATGGAGAGGTTACAGCAGTAGATTG GTGTCCATCTGAGGTTGGGAAGATAGCAACTTCTTCAGATGATTTTACA GTTCGCATCTGGAACATTAATAGCAGTTATTGTTCAAGCACAACAAGATCTCCATCTGCCATTCGAAGGAGGGTAATGGCAATCCCAAGAGAGGAATGTAGAGAACTTTTGATGAATGATGAACGAATTGATCCAACAAAGGTTCCTGACAATCTGCTTCCTTCAGATGAAGTGTTCAACCAAAATAACCCACCTGTTCCTATAACAATGCCCACAATTAGTACCCCTGAAGCCCATAAGAAAAAGTTTTCACTAGATTCTGATTCTAaagaaacttttgagaaaaCCCCTGAAGCAGCGATGAAGAGCCCCTCTTCTGTATTGAACCCTCCTTCTTCATTAAAAAGAACCATCAGAGATTACTTTCTAGCAGCTTAA
- the LOC133670426 gene encoding mitogen-activated protein kinase kinase 3 isoform X1, whose product MAGLEELKKKLTPLFDSEKGFSSDSTLDPSDSYVLSDGGTVNLLSRSYGVYNINELGLQKCTTSPEDETDHSEKTYRCASHEMRIFGAIGSGASSVVQRALHIPMHRILALKKINIFEKEKRQQLLTEIRTLCEAPCYEGLVEFHGAFYTPDSGQISIALEYMDGGSLADILRLRKRIPEPVLSHMFQKLLIGLSYLHGVRHLVHRDIKPANLLVNLKGEPKITDFGISAGLENSVAMCATFVGTVTYMSPERIRNESYSYPADIWSLGLALFECGTGEFPYTANEGLVNLMLQILEDPSPSPSKNNFSPEFCSFIDACLQKDPDTRPTAEQLLSYPFITKYAHTDVDLAAFVQSVFDPTQRMKDLADMLTIHYYLLFDGPEELWQHTKAFYNEGSIFSFSGKQSVGSNDIFATLTNIRSTLAGDWPPERLVHVVEKLQCRAHGEDAVAIRVSGSFVVGNQFLICGDGVQCEGLPNFKDLSIDIPSKRMGTFKEQFIMEPGNVIGRYFIAKQELYIFRENN is encoded by the exons atgGCTGGGTTGGAGGAGCTAAAAAAGAAGCTTACACCATTGTTTGATTCTGAAAAAGGCTTCTCATCCGATTCAACCTTGGACCCTAGTGATTCTTATGTG CTTTCAGATGGTGGAACTGTAAACTTACTAAGCAGATCATATGGAGTGTACAACATAAATGAGCTGGGATTGCAAAAATGCACTACTTCACCTGAAGATGAAACAGACCATAGCGAAAAGACATATCGATGTGCCTCTCATGAAATGAGGATTTTTGGAGCAATAGGCAGTGGTGCTAGCAGTGTTGTTCAGAGAGCTCTCCATATTCCTATGCACAGAATTCTTGCcttgaagaaaattaatatttttgaaaag GAGAAAAGACAACAGCTTCTTACTGAAATACGGACGCTTTGCGAGGCACCTTGTTATGAAGGTCTTGTGGAATTCCATGGAGCATTTTATACTCCTGATTCTGGGCAAATAAGCATAGCTTTAGAATACATGGATGGAGGATCGCTGGCTGATATTTTACGATTGCGGAAAAGAATACCAGAACCAGTGCTTTCACATATGTTTCAAAAGCTTCTAATT GGACTAAGCTACTTGCATGGGGTTAGGCACTTAGTTCACAGAGATATCAAACCAGCAAATCTGCTCGTGAATCTCAAAGGGGAACCAAAAATAACAGATTTTGGGATAAGTGCTGGCCTAGAAAATTCTGTGGCAATG TGTGCTACTTTTGTTGGAACTGTAACATACATGTCACCTGAGCGGATTCGGAATGAAAGCTATTCTTATCCAGCTGATATTTGGAGCCTAGGTCTTGCTCTCTTTGAGTGCGGAACAGGGGAATTCCCATACACAGCTAATGAAGGACTTGTCAATCTTATGTTGCAG ATCTTGGAAGACCCTTCACCATCACcatccaaaaacaatttttctccAGAGTTCTGCTCATTTATTGATGCTTGCCTGCAGAAGGATCCAGATACTAGACCAACAGCAGAGCAG CTTCTTTCATACCCATTTATTACAAAGTATGCGCACACTGATGTTGACCTAGCAGCATTTGTCCAGAGCGTGTTTGATCCAACTCAGAGGATGAAGGATTTGGCTGAT ATGCTGACAATACACTATTACTTACTTTTTGATGGACCTGAAGAACTTTGGCAGCACACAAAGGCCTTCTATAATGAAGGCTCGATATTTAG TTTCTCCGGGAAACAATCTGTGGgttcaaatgatatttttgcaACCTTGACCAACATACGGAGTACATTAGCGGGTGACTGGCCTCCTGAAAGACTTGTTCATGTTGTGGAAAAATTACAGTGCCGCGCCCATGGTGAAGATGCAGTTGCGATCCGCGTTTCAGGATCCTTTGTAGTTGGAAATCAGTTTCTCATATGCGGAGATGGTGTGCAATGTGAGGGATTGCCAAATTTTAAGGATCTCTCGATCGACATCCCCAGCAAGCGAATGGGTACATTTAAGGAACAGTTTATCATGGAGCCTGGAAATGTGATCGGGCGGTACTTCATAGCTAAACAAGAGCTTTATATATTTCGGGAGAACAACTGA
- the LOC133670426 gene encoding mitogen-activated protein kinase kinase 3 isoform X2 → MRIFGAIGSGASSVVQRALHIPMHRILALKKINIFEKEKRQQLLTEIRTLCEAPCYEGLVEFHGAFYTPDSGQISIALEYMDGGSLADILRLRKRIPEPVLSHMFQKLLIGLSYLHGVRHLVHRDIKPANLLVNLKGEPKITDFGISAGLENSVAMCATFVGTVTYMSPERIRNESYSYPADIWSLGLALFECGTGEFPYTANEGLVNLMLQILEDPSPSPSKNNFSPEFCSFIDACLQKDPDTRPTAEQLLSYPFITKYAHTDVDLAAFVQSVFDPTQRMKDLADMLTIHYYLLFDGPEELWQHTKAFYNEGSIFSFSGKQSVGSNDIFATLTNIRSTLAGDWPPERLVHVVEKLQCRAHGEDAVAIRVSGSFVVGNQFLICGDGVQCEGLPNFKDLSIDIPSKRMGTFKEQFIMEPGNVIGRYFIAKQELYIFRENN, encoded by the exons ATGAGGATTTTTGGAGCAATAGGCAGTGGTGCTAGCAGTGTTGTTCAGAGAGCTCTCCATATTCCTATGCACAGAATTCTTGCcttgaagaaaattaatatttttgaaaag GAGAAAAGACAACAGCTTCTTACTGAAATACGGACGCTTTGCGAGGCACCTTGTTATGAAGGTCTTGTGGAATTCCATGGAGCATTTTATACTCCTGATTCTGGGCAAATAAGCATAGCTTTAGAATACATGGATGGAGGATCGCTGGCTGATATTTTACGATTGCGGAAAAGAATACCAGAACCAGTGCTTTCACATATGTTTCAAAAGCTTCTAATT GGACTAAGCTACTTGCATGGGGTTAGGCACTTAGTTCACAGAGATATCAAACCAGCAAATCTGCTCGTGAATCTCAAAGGGGAACCAAAAATAACAGATTTTGGGATAAGTGCTGGCCTAGAAAATTCTGTGGCAATG TGTGCTACTTTTGTTGGAACTGTAACATACATGTCACCTGAGCGGATTCGGAATGAAAGCTATTCTTATCCAGCTGATATTTGGAGCCTAGGTCTTGCTCTCTTTGAGTGCGGAACAGGGGAATTCCCATACACAGCTAATGAAGGACTTGTCAATCTTATGTTGCAG ATCTTGGAAGACCCTTCACCATCACcatccaaaaacaatttttctccAGAGTTCTGCTCATTTATTGATGCTTGCCTGCAGAAGGATCCAGATACTAGACCAACAGCAGAGCAG CTTCTTTCATACCCATTTATTACAAAGTATGCGCACACTGATGTTGACCTAGCAGCATTTGTCCAGAGCGTGTTTGATCCAACTCAGAGGATGAAGGATTTGGCTGAT ATGCTGACAATACACTATTACTTACTTTTTGATGGACCTGAAGAACTTTGGCAGCACACAAAGGCCTTCTATAATGAAGGCTCGATATTTAG TTTCTCCGGGAAACAATCTGTGGgttcaaatgatatttttgcaACCTTGACCAACATACGGAGTACATTAGCGGGTGACTGGCCTCCTGAAAGACTTGTTCATGTTGTGGAAAAATTACAGTGCCGCGCCCATGGTGAAGATGCAGTTGCGATCCGCGTTTCAGGATCCTTTGTAGTTGGAAATCAGTTTCTCATATGCGGAGATGGTGTGCAATGTGAGGGATTGCCAAATTTTAAGGATCTCTCGATCGACATCCCCAGCAAGCGAATGGGTACATTTAAGGAACAGTTTATCATGGAGCCTGGAAATGTGATCGGGCGGTACTTCATAGCTAAACAAGAGCTTTATATATTTCGGGAGAACAACTGA